The following proteins are encoded in a genomic region of Mycolicibacterium rutilum:
- a CDS encoding thioesterase family protein, producing the protein MSDSYYELVDAADPLGERFRASDLVRSTWSATIQQGAPVSALLARALERCEARDDTRLSRVLIDLLGGVPAEGDLWLRSRIERPGKQIELVGAELLAPGRDGEPRPVARASGWRLKTVDTRPVVRTSEAPLRPLAEAKSRDMKKDWDRNYVHSVDWRWLTKPLCEGPGESWIRPEVDLVKGETMTPLERLFAVADDANGIGTKLDIRKWTFMNTDLVVHVHRIPDGQWIGVRAETDYGPDGIGTTVGTLFDEQGAVAAIQQSVLVRPMPGR; encoded by the coding sequence ATGAGCGACTCGTACTACGAACTCGTCGACGCCGCCGATCCGCTCGGTGAGCGGTTCCGTGCGAGCGACCTCGTGCGCAGCACCTGGTCGGCCACCATCCAGCAGGGCGCGCCGGTGTCGGCGTTGTTGGCCCGCGCGCTCGAGAGGTGCGAAGCGCGCGACGACACGCGGCTGAGCCGGGTGCTGATCGACCTGCTCGGCGGCGTCCCCGCCGAGGGCGACCTGTGGCTGCGATCGCGAATCGAGCGCCCCGGCAAGCAGATCGAGCTCGTCGGCGCCGAACTGCTCGCGCCGGGCCGCGACGGTGAGCCTCGCCCGGTCGCACGGGCCAGCGGGTGGCGGCTCAAGACCGTCGACACCCGTCCCGTCGTACGCACCTCCGAGGCCCCGCTCCGACCGCTCGCCGAGGCGAAAAGCCGTGACATGAAGAAGGATTGGGACCGCAACTACGTGCACAGTGTCGACTGGCGGTGGTTGACGAAACCGTTGTGCGAGGGTCCCGGCGAGTCGTGGATCCGCCCGGAGGTCGACCTGGTCAAGGGCGAGACGATGACGCCGCTGGAACGGTTGTTCGCGGTCGCCGACGACGCCAACGGCATCGGCACCAAACTCGACATCCGCAAGTGGACGTTCATGAACACCGATCTCGTCGTGCACGTGCACCGGATCCCCGACGGGCAGTGGATCGGCGTGCGCGCCGAAACCGACTATGGGCCCGACGGTATCGGCACGACCGTCGGCACGCTGTTCGACGAACAGGGTGCGGTCGCCGCGATCCAGCAGTCGGTGCTGGTGCGCCCGATGCCGGGTCGATAG
- a CDS encoding ferredoxin, with translation MRVEVDPDRCTGHGICESIAEDVFEVTDEGYAVIHGADRPESDRERMQQAVTQCPAAALRLLE, from the coding sequence ATGCGCGTCGAAGTAGATCCCGACAGGTGCACCGGCCACGGTATCTGCGAGTCGATCGCCGAGGATGTCTTCGAGGTGACCGACGAGGGGTACGCCGTGATCCACGGTGCGGACCGACCCGAGTCGGATCGCGAACGCATGCAGCAGGCCGTGACCCAGTGCCCGGCGGCGGCGCTGCGACTCCTGGAGTGA
- a CDS encoding TetR/AcrR family transcriptional regulator: protein MNEPLHDFEDTSTRHRILAATAEVLARSGQTKLSLSEVALQAGVSRPTLYRWFASKGELLDAFGTYERDLFDNGISKATAGLRGTEKLDAALRFIVDYQHSYSGVRLVDIEPEVVIAQLGRIVPVMRARLQRLLSGPNGAVKAATAIRVAISHYIVRSDDDDQFLAQLRHATGIKANG, encoded by the coding sequence GTGAACGAACCGCTGCACGACTTCGAGGACACCTCGACGCGGCACCGCATCCTCGCCGCCACCGCCGAAGTCCTCGCGCGCAGCGGCCAGACCAAGCTCAGCCTCTCCGAGGTGGCGTTGCAGGCAGGGGTGTCCCGCCCGACGCTGTACCGCTGGTTCGCCTCAAAAGGTGAACTGCTCGATGCGTTCGGCACCTACGAGCGCGACCTGTTCGACAACGGCATCAGCAAGGCGACGGCCGGCCTGCGCGGCACCGAGAAGCTCGACGCCGCGCTGCGCTTCATCGTCGACTACCAGCACTCGTACTCCGGCGTGCGGCTGGTCGACATCGAACCCGAGGTCGTCATCGCGCAGCTGGGCCGGATCGTCCCGGTGATGCGTGCGCGGCTGCAGCGGCTGCTGTCCGGCCCGAACGGAGCGGTCAAGGCGGCCACCGCAATTCGGGTCGCCATCTCGCACTACATCGTGCGCAGCGACGACGACGACCAGTTCCTCGCCCAGTTGCGGCACGCCACCGGAATCAAAGCGAACGGCTGA
- a CDS encoding SMP-30/gluconolactonase/LRE family protein, whose product MPLTALANGFCFGEGPRWFEGLLWFSDMLGEAVHTVDLGGDMSTLPLAGHAPAGLGFRPDGSLLISSTERRQVLRYDGESVTVVADLAALVPASLGDMVVDAAGRAYVGSQARQGGVIVRIDPDDTVTVVAEDLDFPNGMAITPDGATLIVAESTARRLSAFTVGPDAGLTDRRVFADGLDGPPDGICLDAEGGVWAAMTLTYQFERITEGGRVTDRIDLGGRTAIACALGGPERRTLFLLSSTDAYPQRLVGTKLSRLDATTVDIPGAGLP is encoded by the coding sequence ATGCCGCTGACCGCGCTGGCGAACGGTTTCTGTTTCGGTGAGGGACCGCGCTGGTTCGAAGGGCTGCTGTGGTTCTCCGACATGCTCGGCGAGGCGGTGCACACCGTCGACCTGGGCGGCGACATGAGCACGCTGCCGCTGGCCGGTCACGCGCCCGCCGGCCTGGGTTTCCGGCCCGACGGCTCGCTGCTGATCTCCTCCACCGAACGGCGACAGGTGCTGCGCTACGACGGCGAGTCCGTCACCGTGGTGGCCGATCTCGCGGCGCTGGTCCCGGCGAGCCTGGGCGACATGGTGGTCGACGCCGCCGGCCGCGCATACGTGGGTTCGCAGGCCCGCCAGGGCGGCGTGATCGTGCGGATCGACCCCGACGACACGGTCACCGTCGTCGCCGAGGACCTCGACTTCCCCAACGGCATGGCCATCACGCCCGACGGGGCCACGCTGATCGTCGCCGAGTCCACCGCGCGGCGGTTGTCGGCCTTCACCGTCGGACCCGACGCAGGGCTGACCGACCGCCGGGTCTTCGCCGACGGGCTGGACGGGCCGCCCGACGGGATCTGCCTGGACGCCGAGGGCGGTGTGTGGGCCGCGATGACGCTGACCTACCAGTTCGAGCGCATCACCGAGGGCGGCCGGGTCACCGACCGCATCGACCTCGGTGGGCGCACCGCGATCGCCTGCGCCCTCGGCGGTCCCGAGCGGCGCACGTTGTTTCTTCTGTCCAGCACCGACGCCTACCCGCAGCGACTGGTCGGGACGAAACTGTCCCGCCTCGACGCGACGACCGTCGACATTCCAGGAGCAGGCCTGCCATGA
- a CDS encoding TetR/AcrR family transcriptional regulator has product MTVQGADADTSTRERILAATATVLGRHGMTKLSLSEVAAQAQVSRPTLYRWFASKRDLLDAFVVWERQYYEQAVTAATADLPPEERLDAALQVIVEYQQSYPGLRMIDIEPELVIKRLSRVIPLMRQRLERLAPGPDPGLAVSTAVRVAVSHYLVRSDDDADFLAQLRHAARVKHLAP; this is encoded by the coding sequence ATGACGGTGCAGGGAGCCGACGCGGACACCTCGACGCGCGAACGCATCCTCGCCGCCACCGCGACGGTGCTCGGCCGCCACGGCATGACCAAGCTCAGCCTCTCGGAAGTCGCGGCACAGGCGCAGGTGTCGCGGCCCACGCTGTACCGGTGGTTCGCCTCCAAGCGTGATCTGCTCGACGCGTTCGTGGTGTGGGAGCGCCAGTACTACGAGCAGGCGGTCACCGCGGCGACCGCGGACCTCCCGCCCGAAGAGCGCCTCGACGCTGCGCTGCAGGTGATCGTCGAGTACCAGCAGTCCTATCCCGGGTTGCGGATGATCGACATCGAACCCGAACTCGTGATCAAGCGACTCTCGCGCGTCATCCCGCTGATGCGTCAGCGGCTGGAGCGCCTCGCCCCCGGGCCCGATCCCGGTCTTGCGGTGTCGACGGCGGTGCGGGTCGCGGTCTCGCATTACCTCGTTCGCAGCGACGACGACGCAGACTTCCTCGCGCAGCTGCGCCACGCCGCCCGGGTCAAGCACCTGGCTCCCTGA
- a CDS encoding MarP family serine protease: MTPTRLAGLLIAVSIGATGCGASSQPGGTGVPTAEPTVVSVEAPDPALADSPAVAEAARSVVKIHSVAQACQRTLDGSGVVIAPNKVMSAAHAVAGADTVNVAVGDEQRAATVVVFDPDMDIAVLDVPELAAPPLGLADKPADTGTDALVLGYPGGGPFTATPARIRDVIELQGPDIYRTKTVTREVYSIRGPIRQGDSGGPLIDMDRRVLGISFGAGVDDPDAGFVLTAKQVFGLMMNGVGATQPVPTGACVG; this comes from the coding sequence ATGACACCGACAAGACTTGCGGGGCTCCTGATCGCCGTGTCGATCGGCGCGACGGGGTGCGGCGCGTCCAGCCAGCCTGGCGGCACCGGCGTGCCGACGGCCGAACCCACCGTCGTCTCGGTGGAGGCGCCGGACCCGGCGCTGGCCGACAGCCCGGCCGTCGCCGAGGCGGCGCGCAGCGTCGTCAAGATCCACTCCGTCGCGCAGGCCTGCCAGCGCACCCTCGACGGCAGCGGCGTCGTCATCGCACCGAACAAGGTGATGTCGGCCGCGCACGCGGTCGCCGGCGCGGACACGGTCAACGTCGCGGTCGGCGACGAGCAGCGGGCCGCGACGGTGGTGGTGTTCGACCCGGACATGGACATCGCGGTGCTCGACGTGCCCGAGCTGGCCGCGCCGCCGCTGGGGCTGGCCGACAAGCCGGCCGACACCGGCACCGACGCGCTGGTCCTCGGCTACCCCGGCGGTGGCCCGTTCACCGCGACCCCGGCCCGGATCCGCGACGTCATCGAACTGCAGGGCCCGGACATCTACCGCACCAAGACGGTGACCCGCGAGGTCTACTCCATCAGAGGGCCCATCCGGCAAGGCGATTCGGGTGGACCGCTGATCGACATGGATCGCCGGGTGCTCGGGATCAGCTTCGGGGCGGGCGTCGACGACCCGGACGCCGGTTTCGTACTGACCGCCAAACAGGTCTTCGGGCTGATGATGAACGGTGTTGGCGCCACCCAGCCGGTGCCCACCGGTGCCTGCGTCGGCTGA
- a CDS encoding CaiB/BaiF CoA transferase family protein, translated as MAGPLEGVRVVELGVWVAGPAAGGILADWGADVVKIEPPGGDPARMFGRMLGIEDDLSPPFEMDNRGKRSVVLDVTADDDRVTALELICGADVFLTNVRPAALARLGLDFETVAARNPRLVYGLITGYGETGPDADRAAYDVAAFWARSGLAHLLTRPGDTPPFQRGGMGDHAAGMTLAAAVCAALVSRSRTGSGQLVSTSLFRQGAYTVSFDLNTFLLTGHPIAIGRRETMGNPCMNNYTAADGRRFWIVGLEARRHWPPLCRAVGRPGWLTDPRFDTAQARASNAAALIAELDEIFATRTLAQWADSFAAEPDLFWSPINSLEDVVGDEQFHAAGGIVYVPDGDATVPMAASPADFHGTPWAPRSVAPKLGQHTEEVLAELREPGA; from the coding sequence ATGGCGGGTCCGCTCGAGGGTGTGCGTGTGGTCGAACTCGGCGTGTGGGTGGCCGGCCCGGCGGCCGGCGGGATCCTCGCCGACTGGGGCGCCGACGTCGTCAAAATCGAACCGCCGGGCGGCGACCCGGCGCGGATGTTCGGCCGCATGCTCGGCATCGAGGACGATCTGAGCCCGCCGTTCGAGATGGACAACCGGGGCAAGCGCAGCGTCGTGCTCGACGTCACCGCCGACGACGACCGCGTGACCGCGCTCGAATTGATCTGCGGGGCAGACGTTTTCCTGACCAACGTGCGGCCCGCGGCGCTGGCCCGGCTGGGTTTGGACTTCGAGACGGTCGCGGCGCGCAACCCGCGCCTGGTGTACGGGCTGATCACCGGTTACGGCGAGACCGGCCCGGACGCCGACCGGGCCGCCTACGACGTCGCCGCGTTCTGGGCCCGCTCGGGGCTGGCGCATCTGCTCACCAGACCAGGTGACACGCCGCCGTTTCAGCGCGGCGGGATGGGGGATCACGCGGCGGGGATGACGCTCGCCGCGGCGGTGTGCGCGGCGCTGGTGTCGCGGTCGCGCACCGGATCCGGTCAATTGGTCAGCACATCGCTGTTCCGCCAGGGCGCCTACACCGTCAGCTTTGACCTGAACACCTTCCTGCTCACCGGGCATCCGATCGCGATCGGCCGGCGCGAGACCATGGGCAACCCGTGCATGAACAACTACACCGCAGCCGACGGCCGCCGGTTCTGGATCGTGGGCCTGGAGGCGCGCAGGCACTGGCCGCCGCTGTGTCGCGCGGTCGGGCGTCCCGGCTGGCTGACCGATCCGCGCTTCGACACCGCGCAGGCCAGGGCGTCCAACGCGGCCGCGCTGATCGCGGAGCTCGACGAGATCTTCGCCACCCGCACGCTGGCGCAGTGGGCAGATTCCTTTGCGGCCGAGCCGGATCTGTTCTGGTCGCCGATCAATTCGCTGGAGGATGTGGTCGGCGACGAGCAGTTCCACGCCGCAGGCGGGATCGTCTATGTGCCCGACGGCGACGCGACGGTGCCGATGGCGGCCTCGCCCGCCGACTTCCACGGGACTCCATGGGCGCCGCGGTCGGTGGCGCCGAAACTGGGTCAGCACACCGAGGAGGTGCTCGCCGAACTCAGGGAGCCAGGTGCTTGA
- a CDS encoding aldehyde dehydrogenase family protein: MTQVQSETGVLAGDERMLIDGELQTTASGATFDVIHPASEEVAGRATDGTVEDMARAVGAARRAFDETDWSRDLEFRYHCLTQLHEALERNKERLRRILITEVGCPVTVTGSQIESPIEEVKHWAEHGKAFDYLVDNGVHDTPLGPARRKIHYEPVGVVGAITPWNVPFYLNVAETVPALMAGNTVVLKPAQLTPWSGSEYGRIVAEETDIPAGVFNVVVSNANEVGAALSADPRVDMITFTGSTATGRAILAAGAPTVKKTLLELGGKSAHIVLDDADFNSALPMAAMMACVMSGQSCILPSRILLPRSRYDEGIEMLKAMMEGFPVGDPWTPGNMQGPQISETQRQKVLGLIKSGVDSGARLVTGGGIPENLPTGYYTQPTLLADVDPNSQVAQEEIFGPVLTVTPYDTDDEAIAIANNSIYGLSGEVSSGDVDRAFEVAKRMRTGNVTINGKSHFGIGSPFGGTKQSGLGYRNGEEGYKEYLEAKTIGMPE, translated from the coding sequence ATGACCCAGGTGCAGAGTGAGACCGGCGTCCTGGCCGGTGACGAGCGGATGCTGATCGACGGCGAGTTGCAGACCACCGCCAGTGGCGCGACGTTCGACGTCATCCATCCGGCCAGCGAAGAGGTGGCCGGCAGGGCGACCGACGGCACCGTCGAGGACATGGCCCGCGCGGTGGGTGCGGCCCGGCGCGCCTTCGACGAGACCGACTGGTCCCGCGACCTCGAATTCCGCTACCACTGCCTGACTCAGCTCCACGAAGCTCTCGAACGCAACAAGGAACGGCTGCGGCGCATCCTGATCACCGAGGTCGGCTGCCCGGTGACGGTGACCGGCAGCCAGATCGAGAGTCCGATCGAGGAGGTCAAGCACTGGGCCGAGCACGGCAAGGCGTTCGACTACCTAGTCGACAACGGCGTACACGACACGCCGCTGGGGCCCGCTCGCCGCAAGATCCATTACGAGCCCGTCGGCGTCGTCGGCGCGATCACGCCGTGGAACGTGCCGTTCTACCTCAACGTCGCCGAGACCGTGCCCGCGCTGATGGCGGGGAACACCGTCGTGCTCAAACCCGCACAGCTGACCCCGTGGTCGGGCAGCGAGTACGGGCGCATCGTCGCCGAGGAGACCGACATCCCGGCCGGGGTGTTCAACGTCGTGGTGTCCAACGCCAACGAGGTCGGCGCGGCGCTGTCGGCCGATCCGCGGGTCGACATGATCACGTTCACCGGGTCGACCGCGACCGGGCGGGCGATCCTGGCGGCCGGCGCGCCGACGGTGAAGAAGACGCTGCTTGAGCTGGGCGGAAAGTCGGCCCACATCGTGCTCGACGACGCCGATTTCAACTCCGCGCTGCCGATGGCCGCGATGATGGCGTGCGTGATGAGCGGCCAGTCCTGCATCCTGCCCAGCCGGATCCTGTTGCCGCGCAGCCGCTATGACGAGGGCATCGAGATGCTCAAGGCGATGATGGAAGGCTTCCCGGTCGGCGACCCCTGGACGCCGGGCAACATGCAGGGCCCGCAGATCAGCGAGACGCAACGTCAGAAGGTGCTCGGCCTGATCAAGAGCGGCGTCGACTCCGGCGCGCGGCTGGTCACCGGCGGCGGCATCCCGGAGAACCTGCCGACCGGCTACTACACCCAGCCCACCCTGCTCGCCGATGTCGACCCGAATTCGCAAGTGGCGCAGGAGGAGATCTTCGGCCCCGTGCTCACGGTCACGCCCTACGACACCGACGACGAGGCGATCGCGATCGCCAACAACTCGATCTACGGGCTGTCCGGCGAGGTGTCCTCCGGCGACGTGGACCGCGCGTTCGAGGTCGCCAAGCGCATGCGCACCGGCAACGTGACGATCAACGGCAAGAGCCACTTCGGAATCGGCAGCCCGTTCGGCGGCACCAAGCAATCCGGGTTGGGCTACCGCAACGGCGAAGAGGGGTACAAGGAGTACCTGGAGGCCAAGACGATCGGCATGCCGGAGTGA
- a CDS encoding NIPSNAP family protein gives MKKYYGHTLLYLHETIALGSGRSDRFTEAFSDIYAPMMADLGARLFAMWETTPYNGHWPQVTIIWEIDRFADYARIGKAQALGGSHAAAAARWSTYLSEIGASGEGRIMYAGKFNRTLEQLQDAGFGAGLVIQEIMQTKPGRQDDYIRELERLYVPWSERTGKRWLGSFITTFRFNEVIHYWALDGDWDCFAEHYPSWKDSPPAEIVTWMSVAPALRDGWEDSILQALPPSPLR, from the coding sequence ATGAAGAAGTACTACGGCCACACCCTGCTCTACCTGCACGAGACGATCGCGCTGGGTTCCGGGCGGTCCGACCGCTTCACCGAGGCGTTCAGTGACATCTATGCACCGATGATGGCCGACCTCGGCGCGCGCCTGTTCGCGATGTGGGAGACCACGCCGTACAACGGCCACTGGCCGCAGGTCACGATCATCTGGGAGATCGACCGGTTCGCCGACTACGCGCGAATCGGAAAGGCGCAGGCCCTCGGTGGCAGCCACGCGGCGGCCGCTGCGCGATGGTCGACCTACCTGTCGGAGATCGGCGCCTCCGGTGAGGGACGCATCATGTACGCCGGCAAGTTCAACAGGACCCTGGAGCAGTTGCAGGACGCCGGATTTGGTGCCGGGCTGGTGATCCAGGAGATCATGCAGACCAAACCCGGACGCCAGGACGACTACATCCGCGAACTCGAACGGCTCTACGTACCGTGGTCGGAGCGCACCGGCAAGCGCTGGCTCGGTTCGTTCATCACCACGTTCCGGTTCAACGAGGTGATCCACTACTGGGCGCTCGATGGTGACTGGGACTGCTTCGCCGAGCACTACCCGTCCTGGAAAGACAGCCCGCCGGCCGAGATCGTCACCTGGATGAGCGTCGCGCCCGCGCTGCGCGACGGTTGGGAGGACTCGATCCTGCAGGCCCTACCCCCGTCTCCGCTGCGATGA
- a CDS encoding phosphotransferase, protein MKHATPVVGLAAHLGRGVQRIATDAAIGRLRSLPRSVSDLDAPALSRVIGRRVTAVSLLGGDAGTSARARLALTGDDVPPTVFVKLAAETVATRLMGEMGRLGATETRFYRELSPRMTGVPDCHGSAFDSVIGRYVLVLEDLPADECEFPDTLHPLSADRAGLIVDLLARLHAKFWNRVPGWLYTASGDTASLLTGPLLKTSARRIGERTDIAVDAGRFIDENYRAVARLIDEPPHTVMHGDAHPGNVYFRNGEAGLLDWQAVRRGHPGRELAYTLVTGMTPEDRRAHQRELLDRYRETLAAAGGPNLDRDELWDRYRQGALYAYVAALITAGMGGMQAEGIALEGLRRAVAALTDLDTVELLQKSL, encoded by the coding sequence GTGAAGCACGCTACGCCGGTGGTCGGCCTGGCCGCCCATCTGGGCCGCGGGGTACAACGTATCGCCACCGACGCCGCGATCGGCCGTCTCCGGTCACTTCCCCGATCCGTGTCCGATCTGGACGCGCCGGCCTTGTCGCGGGTCATCGGCCGCCGCGTGACCGCGGTGTCGTTGCTCGGTGGTGACGCCGGCACCTCGGCACGCGCCAGGCTCGCCCTCACCGGCGACGACGTCCCGCCGACCGTGTTCGTCAAGCTGGCCGCCGAGACCGTCGCCACCCGCCTGATGGGTGAGATGGGCCGGCTGGGCGCCACCGAAACCCGCTTCTACCGCGAACTCTCACCGCGGATGACCGGCGTGCCGGACTGTCACGGCTCGGCGTTCGACTCGGTGATCGGCCGCTACGTCCTCGTGCTGGAGGACCTACCGGCCGACGAATGCGAGTTTCCCGACACACTGCACCCGCTCAGCGCCGACCGCGCGGGCCTGATCGTCGACCTGCTCGCCCGGCTGCACGCGAAGTTCTGGAACCGGGTCCCCGGCTGGCTCTACACCGCATCGGGCGACACCGCGTCGCTGCTCACCGGCCCCCTGCTCAAGACATCGGCGCGCCGTATCGGCGAGCGCACCGACATCGCGGTCGACGCCGGGCGTTTCATCGACGAGAACTACCGGGCGGTGGCCCGCCTCATCGACGAGCCGCCGCACACCGTGATGCACGGCGACGCGCATCCGGGCAACGTGTACTTCCGCAACGGCGAGGCCGGATTGCTGGACTGGCAGGCGGTGCGCCGCGGACACCCCGGCCGCGAACTCGCCTACACGCTGGTCACCGGGATGACGCCGGAGGACCGCCGGGCCCACCAACGCGAACTGCTCGACCGCTACCGCGAGACGCTGGCCGCAGCCGGCGGGCCGAACCTGGACCGCGACGAGCTGTGGGACCGCTACCGGCAGGGCGCGCTTTACGCCTACGTCGCGGCGTTGATCACCGCCGGGATGGGCGGGATGCAGGCCGAGGGCATCGCGTTGGAGGGGCTGCGGCGGGCCGTCGCCGCGCTGACCGACCTCGACACTGTCGAATTACTCCAGAAGTCGCTGTGA
- a CDS encoding cytochrome P450, whose protein sequence is MNPATLQAFSYDPFDPAVMADPLPYYRTLRDHHPVYYIDEWDTYALSRFEDVWRVLQINDGTFVASEGTLPAATVLASRNDGPVPDPALHPMPFHANFDAPVYDTVRRCTSAPFRPRSVAGLAERIRQLANERLDELLPRGTFDLTQDYGGIVAASMVCELLGLPVELAADVLGTVNAGSLAQPGSGVEVANARPGYLEYLIPLITRAREQPGTNPIVDNLVGYRLPDGSALNDVEAATQLLGIFIGGTETVPKIVAHGLWELGQHPDQLAAVRADLDATVPAAREEMIRFCAPAQWFARTVRKPFTLHDTAIQPGQRIITLLASANRDEREYPEPERFVWDRRIERLLAFGRGQHFCLGVHLARLEITIMVTEWLSRVPEWRVDAESASRPPSSFQWGWNSVPVEV, encoded by the coding sequence ATGAATCCCGCGACGCTGCAGGCGTTCTCCTATGATCCGTTCGATCCGGCGGTGATGGCCGACCCGCTGCCGTACTACCGCACGCTGCGCGATCACCACCCGGTGTACTACATCGACGAGTGGGACACCTACGCGCTGTCGCGGTTCGAGGACGTCTGGCGCGTGTTGCAGATCAACGACGGCACCTTCGTCGCCTCGGAGGGAACCCTGCCCGCCGCAACGGTTCTGGCTTCCCGCAACGACGGGCCGGTGCCGGACCCGGCGCTGCACCCGATGCCGTTCCACGCGAACTTCGACGCGCCGGTCTACGACACCGTCCGCCGGTGCACGTCGGCGCCATTTCGGCCGCGGTCGGTCGCCGGGCTGGCCGAACGGATCCGGCAGCTGGCCAACGAACGCCTCGACGAACTCCTGCCGCGCGGCACCTTCGACCTGACCCAGGACTACGGCGGTATCGTCGCCGCATCGATGGTCTGCGAACTGCTCGGCCTGCCAGTCGAACTGGCCGCCGACGTGCTGGGCACCGTCAACGCGGGCAGCCTGGCGCAGCCGGGCAGCGGCGTCGAGGTCGCCAACGCCCGGCCGGGTTACCTCGAGTACCTCATCCCGCTCATCACGCGTGCCCGCGAGCAGCCGGGGACCAACCCGATCGTCGACAACCTCGTCGGCTACCGGCTGCCCGACGGGTCGGCACTGAACGACGTCGAGGCCGCCACCCAGCTGCTCGGCATCTTCATCGGCGGCACCGAGACCGTGCCGAAGATCGTCGCGCACGGCCTGTGGGAGTTGGGGCAACACCCCGACCAGCTGGCCGCCGTGCGCGCCGACCTCGACGCGACGGTGCCCGCGGCGCGCGAGGAGATGATCCGCTTCTGCGCCCCCGCGCAGTGGTTCGCCCGCACCGTGCGTAAGCCGTTTACGCTGCACGACACCGCGATTCAGCCGGGGCAGCGCATCATCACCCTGCTCGCTTCGGCCAACCGCGACGAGCGCGAGTATCCGGAACCGGAGCGTTTCGTCTGGGACCGGCGCATCGAACGGCTGCTGGCATTCGGTCGCGGACAGCACTTCTGCCTCGGCGTCCACCTCGCGCGGCTGGAGATCACCATCATGGTGACCGAATGGCTCAGCAGGGTTCCCGAGTGGCGCGTCGACGCGGAGTCCGCGTCGCGCCCCCCGTCGAGCTTCCAGTGGGGCTGGAACAGCGTCCCGGTGGAGGTGTGA
- a CDS encoding cytochrome P450, which yields MTSARAVDITSEDFWSRPFAARDESFARLRAADGLSWHPPMPSMFGMDEPGFWALTRRADIAYVSQHPELFTSADGVALNPMPAEIQRFAAFFLAMDPPQHTVYRRLISSAFTPRNVRLIEEQIHKNAVTIVENLVGAGEIDFVSACSAKLPMLTIMDMLGVPSADQPAVAYAAEKLFGMSDEEYATEDERVSDPVAQIALLSNTGVELAKFRRSHPGDDLMTSIVNAEVDGHRLTDEEIGAFLILLASAGNDTTKQATTHAMMALVAHPEQRDWLLDDFDGRIGTAIEEFVRWSSPVLQFARFVTQDTEINGHPVAAGDKVGLFYCSANRDEAAFDRPWAFDLSRSPNPHLGFGGGGPHFCLGSQLAKAELRNLFAELLTRLTTIEFGEPDLLYSSFVHGVKRLPAVVR from the coding sequence GTGACTTCAGCGCGTGCGGTCGACATCACGTCGGAGGACTTCTGGAGCCGGCCGTTCGCCGCCCGCGACGAATCGTTCGCCCGGTTGCGTGCCGCTGACGGGCTGAGCTGGCACCCGCCGATGCCGTCGATGTTCGGTATGGACGAGCCGGGGTTCTGGGCGCTCACGCGCCGCGCCGACATCGCTTACGTCAGCCAGCATCCCGAGCTGTTCACCTCCGCCGACGGGGTCGCGCTCAACCCGATGCCCGCCGAGATCCAGCGGTTCGCGGCGTTCTTCTTGGCCATGGACCCGCCGCAGCACACCGTGTACCGCCGGCTGATCAGTTCGGCGTTCACCCCGCGTAACGTCCGCCTGATCGAGGAGCAGATCCACAAGAACGCGGTCACCATCGTCGAGAACCTCGTCGGGGCCGGCGAGATCGACTTCGTGTCGGCGTGTTCGGCGAAGCTGCCGATGCTGACCATCATGGACATGCTCGGAGTGCCGAGCGCCGATCAGCCCGCGGTGGCGTACGCCGCCGAGAAGCTGTTCGGGATGAGCGACGAGGAGTACGCCACCGAGGACGAGCGGGTCAGCGACCCCGTCGCGCAGATCGCGCTGCTGTCCAACACTGGGGTGGAACTGGCGAAGTTCCGGCGCAGCCATCCCGGCGACGACCTGATGACCAGCATCGTCAACGCCGAGGTGGACGGGCACCGGTTGACCGACGAGGAGATCGGCGCGTTCCTGATCCTGCTCGCCTCGGCGGGCAACGACACCACCAAGCAGGCGACGACGCACGCGATGATGGCGCTCGTCGCCCACCCCGAGCAGCGCGACTGGCTGCTCGACGACTTCGACGGCCGGATCGGCACCGCCATCGAGGAATTCGTCCGATGGTCCTCGCCGGTGCTGCAGTTCGCCCGCTTCGTCACCCAGGACACCGAGATCAACGGCCATCCGGTCGCCGCGGGGGACAAGGTCGGCTTGTTCTACTGTTCGGCCAACCGCGACGAGGCGGCGTTCGACAGACCCTGGGCGTTCGACCTGTCCCGCTCGCCCAACCCGCATCTCGGGTTCGGCGGCGGTGGCCCGCACTTCTGCCTGGGCAGCCAGCTGGCCAAGGCGGAGCTGCGAAACCTGTTCGCGGAGTTGCTGACCCGGTTGACGACGATCGAGTTCGGCGAACCCGACCTGCTGTACAGCAGTTTCGTGCACGGCGTCAAACGACTGCCCGCCGTCGTCCGCTGA